The proteins below are encoded in one region of Heliangelus exortis chromosome 22, bHelExo1.hap1, whole genome shotgun sequence:
- the GOLGA2 gene encoding golgin subfamily A member 2 isoform X4, with protein MADGSRQSRLAAAKKKLKEYQQKNNPGATAGTKKKRKTQEGSRPETPTNDDLQPPEHAYFDSDVATRNAEQLATDVPVLSNSNSLPSCGSVLPAPGSMQLTQIHETEDHKNALDENRTFSSTESLRQLSEQLNGLVSQSTSYVNGESAVSSTNIKEMETRYQELAVALDSSNLTNKQLVTKIEELKQQNQEAVNQLEKEKKEFEQKFSKEQAALREQLQVHIQTIGILVSEKSELQTALGHTQQAARQKSGEAESLAARLHSSRQRVSELERTLSSISMQQKQSEKHNKELVKERDDLKLELYKRSKSSEEIKQQNSELSEKVHSLVSKNSAMKLDMEDLQKKLEMAELMIQQFSNQAGSLDANQQFQMALEEKASLETQVAQLSESLHQLQAERDQYVEKLKEERSIWQQRVEQLSEQVHTMVEEKEKNMAHIRELEADIAELLSKSVKPMDTEPSSPAGPTAAELSLQEEIQRLLQEKEELHGQYQAQVRDNEQLSHLNQEQEERLLELEKAVQRYNEESADRQQILEDMQSDKATISRALSQNRELKEQLAELQNGFVKLTNENMEVTSALQSEQHVKKELAKKLGQLQENLAELKETLELKTQEARGLQEQRDQLYSHLQQYVVAYQQLAAEKEELHKQYLLQTQIMDRLQHEEVQGKVTVEMHLKELQQTKESLEAVAKENKELQAQISQLAADLDGRILHRLEGDGVESEAMTEEIQTSSFMIPEKFDSHEEMVTFLTSAMSQMEKEREDMRQQLAAQKQQCRSLLQQMAALRQEQQHNFTLGGGATTDTVPVEVHEALKTAMEKLQTRFTELMREKADLKERLEELEHRCIQLSGETDTIGEYIALYQSQRAILKQRHQEKEEYISRLAQDKEEMKIKLLELQDLVMRLVRERNEWYNKYIGAAQNPELAASQNESILPMERHIELNATDGEGLREVNLSDEAEQEAAVPHQSRFPPADSKTAQPSQEDPTAKQIMQLLREIQNPQERLSSLLENPCIPFFYRADENDEVKIMVV; from the exons ATGGCGGAcggcagcaggcagagcaggctggCGGCGGCCAAGAAGAAG ctgaagGAATACCAGCAGAAGAATAACCCTGGAGCAACTGCAGGAACCAAGAAAAAACGCAAAACTcaagaaggcagcagacctGAGACACCCACAAACGATGACCTGCAGCCTCCAGAGCAC GCATACTTTGACAGTGATGTTGCCACTCGTAATGCTGAACAGCTTGCTACTGATGTCCCTGTGCTATCTAACAGCAACAGCCTCCCTAGTTGTGGTTCTgttctgcctgctcctgggagCATGCAGCTGACACAG ATTCATGAAACTGAGGATCATAAAAATGCTTTGGATGAGAACAG AACTTTCTCATCAACAGAAAGTCTTCGTCAGCTGTCTGAACAACTCAATGGCCTGGTTTCTCAG TCCACATCGTATGTGAATGGGGAAAGTGCTGTTTCTTCCACAAATATTAAGGAAATGGAA ACACGTTaccaggagctggcagtagCCCTGGATTCCAGCAATCTAACTAACAAACAGCTCGTTACAAAGATAGAGGAATTG AAGCAGCAGAACCAAGAAGCAGTGAATCAGCTGGAGAAG GAAAAGAAGGAGTTTGAACAGAAATTTTCTAAAGAGCAAGCAGCACTGAGGGAACAGCTACAG GTTCATATCCAGACTATTGGAATTCTGGTTTCTGAGAAGTCTGAGTTGCAGACAGCCCTTGGACACACTCAACAAGCTGCACGGCAGAAGTCAG GAGAAGCTGAAAGCCTTGCTGCTCGTTTACATTCATCTCGCCAGAGGGTGTCTGAGCTGGAGCGGACTTTGTCCTCCATCTCCATGCAGCAAAAGCAGTCAGAGAAG catAATAAAGAGTTAGTGAAGGAGCGAGATGACCTGAAACTGGAACTGTACAAACGAAG CAAAAGTAGTgaggaaataaagcagcagaattcGGAGCTGTCAGAGAAAGTCCACTCCTTGGTTTCCAAGAACTCAGCTATGAAGTTGGATATGGAGGATTTGCAGAAGAAACTGGAAATGGCTGAGCTGATGATTCAGCAG TTCTCAAATCAGGCAGGGAGTCTGGATGCAAACCAGCAGTTCCAGATGGCACTGGAGGAGAAGGCCAGCCTGGAAACCCAGGTTGCTCAG CTCTCAGAGTCACTTCaccagctgcaggcagaaagAGATCAGTATGTAGAGAAGCTGAAGGAGGAGCGGAGCATTTGGCAGCAGAGGGTAGAGCAGCTCTCTGAGCAG GTTCACACAATGgtagaggagaaggagaagaacaTGGCCCACATTCGGGAGCTGGAAGCTGAtattgcagagctgctgagcaaaTCAG TTAAGCCGATGGATACTGAGCCTTCCTCACCAGCAGGgcccacagcagcagagctgagtcTGCAGGAAGAGAtccagaggctgctgcaggagaaggaagaactgCATGGGCAGTACCAGGCCCAGGTCCGGGACAACGAGCAGCTGAGCCACCTCaaccaggagcaggaggagcggctgctggagctggagaaggctGTGCAGCGTTACAATGAGGAGTCTGCAGACAGACAGCAGATCCTGGAGGACATGCAGAGTGACAAGGCCACCATCAGTAGGGCACTGAGCCAGAATCGGGAGCTGAAGGAGCAGCTGGCTGAGCTGCAGAATGGGTTTGTCAAGCTG ACAAATGAAAACATGGAGGTTACAAGTGCCCTACAGTCAGAGCAACATGTAAAGAAAGAGCTGGCCAAGAAGCttgggcagctgcaggagaaccTGGCAGAGCTCAAAGAAACG CTGGAACTGAAAACCCAGGAGGCTCGGGgcctgcaggagcagagggaccAACTCTACAGCCACTTGCAGCAGTACGTGGTGGCCTACCAGCAGCTGGCTGCAGAGAAGGAGGAGCTGCACAAGCAGTACCTGCTTCAGACACAGATCATGGATCGGCTACAGCATGAGGAGGTTCAGGGGAAGGTGACAGTGGAAATGCACCtgaaagagctgcagcagaCCAAG GAAAGTCTGGAAGCTGTAgctaaggaaaacaaagaactgCAGGCACAGATCAGTCAGTTGGCAGCAGACCTGGATGGCAGGATTTTGCACCGACTTGAGG GAGATGGAGTTGAAAGTGAAGCAATGACTGAAGAAATCCAAACGTCTTCATTTATGATTCCAGAGAAGTTTGACAGCCATGAAGAAATG GTCACTTTCTTGACATCTGCCATGTCCCAAATGGAGAAGGAACGAGAAGACATGAGGCAGCAACTGGCtgctcagaagcagcagtgcagaAGCCTCCTGCAGCAAATGGCAGCTCttaggcaggagcagcagcacaactTCACACTGGGTGGAG GTGCCACTACAGATACTGTTCCAGTGGAGGTGCATGAGGCTTTGAAAACTGCCATGGAGAAACTACAG ACCCGTTTCACAGAGCTGATGCGGGAGAAAGCGGATCTGAAGGAGcggctggaggagctggagcatcGCTGCATACAGCTGTCTGGGGAGACAGACACCATTG GGGAGTACATTGCATTATACCAGAGTCAAAGGGCTATCCTCAAACAGCGACaccaggagaaggaggaataTATCAGCAGATTGGCTCAGGATAAGGAAGAAATGAAG ATAAAACTACTGGAACTGCAGGATTTAGTGATGCGTCTGGTCAGGGAAAGAAACGAATGGTACAACAAGTATATAGGAGCTGCTCAAAACCCTGAGCTGGCAGCAAGCCAGAATGAAAGTATCCTGCCAATGGAGAGGCACATTGAACTGAATGCTACTGATGGAGAAG GACTACGAGAAGTGAATTTATCAGATGAGGCAGAACAAGAGGCTGCTGTTCCCCATCAGTCCCGTTTCCCTCCTGCTGACAGTAAAACTGCTCAGCCAAGCCAAGAGGACCCCACAGCAAAGCAAATAATGCAGCTTCTCAGAGAAATCCAGAACCCTCAGGAGAGGCTGAGCTCCCTGCTGGAAAACCCCTGCATTCCCTTCTTCTACCGTGCTGATGAGAATGATGAGGTCAAGATCATGGTAGTTTAA
- the GOLGA2 gene encoding golgin subfamily A member 2 isoform X2, with protein MADGSRQSRLAAAKKKLKEYQQKNNPGATAGTKKKRKTQEGSRPETPTNDDLQPPEHAYFDSDVATRNAEQLATDVPVLSNSNSLPSCGSVLPAPGSMQLTQIHETEDHKNALDENRTFSSTESLRQLSEQLNGLVSQSTSYVNGESAVSSTNIKEMETRYQELAVALDSSNLTNKQLVTKIEELKQQNQEAVNQLEKEKKEFEQKFSKEQAALREQLQVHIQTIGILVSEKSELQTALGHTQQAARQKSGEAESLAARLHSSRQRVSELERTLSSISMQQKQSEKHNKELVKERDDLKLELYKRSKSSEEIKQQNSELSEKVHSLVSKNSAMKLDMEDLQKKLEMAELMIQQFSNQAGSLDANQQFQMALEEKASLETQVAQLSESLHQLQAERDQYVEKLKEERSIWQQRVEQLSEQVHTMVEEKEKNMAHIRELEADIAELLSKSAVKPMDTEPSSPAGPTAAELSLQEEIQRLLQEKEELHGQYQAQVRDNEQLSHLNQEQEERLLELEKAVQRYNEESADRQQILEDMQSDKATISRALSQNRELKEQLAELQNGFVKLTNENMEVTSALQSEQHVKKELAKKLGQLQENLAELKETLELKTQEARGLQEQRDQLYSHLQQYVVAYQQLAAEKEELHKQYLLQTQIMDRLQHEEVQGKVTVEMHLKELQQTKESLEAVAKENKELQAQISQLAADLDGRILHRLEGDGVESEAMTEEIQTSSFMIPEKFDSHEEMVTFLTSAMSQMEKEREDMRQQLAAQKQQCRSLLQQMAALRQEQQHNFTLGGGATTDTVPVEVHEALKTAMEKLQTRFTELMREKADLKERLEELEHRCIQLSGETDTIGEYIALYQSQRAILKQRHQEKEEYISRLAQDKEEMKIKLLELQDLVMRLVRERNEWYNKYIGAAQNPELAASQNESILPMERHIELNATDGEGLREVNLSDEAEQEAAVPHQSRFPPADSKTAQPSQEDPTAKQIMQLLREIQNPQERLSSLLENPCIPFFYRADENDEVKIMVV; from the exons ATGGCGGAcggcagcaggcagagcaggctggCGGCGGCCAAGAAGAAG ctgaagGAATACCAGCAGAAGAATAACCCTGGAGCAACTGCAGGAACCAAGAAAAAACGCAAAACTcaagaaggcagcagacctGAGACACCCACAAACGATGACCTGCAGCCTCCAGAGCAC GCATACTTTGACAGTGATGTTGCCACTCGTAATGCTGAACAGCTTGCTACTGATGTCCCTGTGCTATCTAACAGCAACAGCCTCCCTAGTTGTGGTTCTgttctgcctgctcctgggagCATGCAGCTGACACAG ATTCATGAAACTGAGGATCATAAAAATGCTTTGGATGAGAACAG AACTTTCTCATCAACAGAAAGTCTTCGTCAGCTGTCTGAACAACTCAATGGCCTGGTTTCTCAG TCCACATCGTATGTGAATGGGGAAAGTGCTGTTTCTTCCACAAATATTAAGGAAATGGAA ACACGTTaccaggagctggcagtagCCCTGGATTCCAGCAATCTAACTAACAAACAGCTCGTTACAAAGATAGAGGAATTG AAGCAGCAGAACCAAGAAGCAGTGAATCAGCTGGAGAAG GAAAAGAAGGAGTTTGAACAGAAATTTTCTAAAGAGCAAGCAGCACTGAGGGAACAGCTACAG GTTCATATCCAGACTATTGGAATTCTGGTTTCTGAGAAGTCTGAGTTGCAGACAGCCCTTGGACACACTCAACAAGCTGCACGGCAGAAGTCAG GAGAAGCTGAAAGCCTTGCTGCTCGTTTACATTCATCTCGCCAGAGGGTGTCTGAGCTGGAGCGGACTTTGTCCTCCATCTCCATGCAGCAAAAGCAGTCAGAGAAG catAATAAAGAGTTAGTGAAGGAGCGAGATGACCTGAAACTGGAACTGTACAAACGAAG CAAAAGTAGTgaggaaataaagcagcagaattcGGAGCTGTCAGAGAAAGTCCACTCCTTGGTTTCCAAGAACTCAGCTATGAAGTTGGATATGGAGGATTTGCAGAAGAAACTGGAAATGGCTGAGCTGATGATTCAGCAG TTCTCAAATCAGGCAGGGAGTCTGGATGCAAACCAGCAGTTCCAGATGGCACTGGAGGAGAAGGCCAGCCTGGAAACCCAGGTTGCTCAG CTCTCAGAGTCACTTCaccagctgcaggcagaaagAGATCAGTATGTAGAGAAGCTGAAGGAGGAGCGGAGCATTTGGCAGCAGAGGGTAGAGCAGCTCTCTGAGCAG GTTCACACAATGgtagaggagaaggagaagaacaTGGCCCACATTCGGGAGCTGGAAGCTGAtattgcagagctgctgagcaaaTCAG CAGTTAAGCCGATGGATACTGAGCCTTCCTCACCAGCAGGgcccacagcagcagagctgagtcTGCAGGAAGAGAtccagaggctgctgcaggagaaggaagaactgCATGGGCAGTACCAGGCCCAGGTCCGGGACAACGAGCAGCTGAGCCACCTCaaccaggagcaggaggagcggctgctggagctggagaaggctGTGCAGCGTTACAATGAGGAGTCTGCAGACAGACAGCAGATCCTGGAGGACATGCAGAGTGACAAGGCCACCATCAGTAGGGCACTGAGCCAGAATCGGGAGCTGAAGGAGCAGCTGGCTGAGCTGCAGAATGGGTTTGTCAAGCTG ACAAATGAAAACATGGAGGTTACAAGTGCCCTACAGTCAGAGCAACATGTAAAGAAAGAGCTGGCCAAGAAGCttgggcagctgcaggagaaccTGGCAGAGCTCAAAGAAACG CTGGAACTGAAAACCCAGGAGGCTCGGGgcctgcaggagcagagggaccAACTCTACAGCCACTTGCAGCAGTACGTGGTGGCCTACCAGCAGCTGGCTGCAGAGAAGGAGGAGCTGCACAAGCAGTACCTGCTTCAGACACAGATCATGGATCGGCTACAGCATGAGGAGGTTCAGGGGAAGGTGACAGTGGAAATGCACCtgaaagagctgcagcagaCCAAG GAAAGTCTGGAAGCTGTAgctaaggaaaacaaagaactgCAGGCACAGATCAGTCAGTTGGCAGCAGACCTGGATGGCAGGATTTTGCACCGACTTGAGG GAGATGGAGTTGAAAGTGAAGCAATGACTGAAGAAATCCAAACGTCTTCATTTATGATTCCAGAGAAGTTTGACAGCCATGAAGAAATG GTCACTTTCTTGACATCTGCCATGTCCCAAATGGAGAAGGAACGAGAAGACATGAGGCAGCAACTGGCtgctcagaagcagcagtgcagaAGCCTCCTGCAGCAAATGGCAGCTCttaggcaggagcagcagcacaactTCACACTGGGTGGAG GTGCCACTACAGATACTGTTCCAGTGGAGGTGCATGAGGCTTTGAAAACTGCCATGGAGAAACTACAG ACCCGTTTCACAGAGCTGATGCGGGAGAAAGCGGATCTGAAGGAGcggctggaggagctggagcatcGCTGCATACAGCTGTCTGGGGAGACAGACACCATTG GGGAGTACATTGCATTATACCAGAGTCAAAGGGCTATCCTCAAACAGCGACaccaggagaaggaggaataTATCAGCAGATTGGCTCAGGATAAGGAAGAAATGAAG ATAAAACTACTGGAACTGCAGGATTTAGTGATGCGTCTGGTCAGGGAAAGAAACGAATGGTACAACAAGTATATAGGAGCTGCTCAAAACCCTGAGCTGGCAGCAAGCCAGAATGAAAGTATCCTGCCAATGGAGAGGCACATTGAACTGAATGCTACTGATGGAGAAG GACTACGAGAAGTGAATTTATCAGATGAGGCAGAACAAGAGGCTGCTGTTCCCCATCAGTCCCGTTTCCCTCCTGCTGACAGTAAAACTGCTCAGCCAAGCCAAGAGGACCCCACAGCAAAGCAAATAATGCAGCTTCTCAGAGAAATCCAGAACCCTCAGGAGAGGCTGAGCTCCCTGCTGGAAAACCCCTGCATTCCCTTCTTCTACCGTGCTGATGAGAATGATGAGGTCAAGATCATGGTAGTTTAA
- the GOLGA2 gene encoding golgin subfamily A member 2 isoform X5, which yields MADGSRQSRLAAAKKKLKEYQQKNNPGATAGTKKKRKTQEGSRPETPTNDDLQPPEHIQNILKVLVSDLNRSNGVAIPSLDKRKAYFDSDVATRNAEQLATDVPVLSNSNSLPSCGSVLPAPGSMQLTQIHETEDHKNALDENRTFSSTESLRQLSEQLNGLVSQSTSYVNGESAVSSTNIKEMEKQQNQEAVNQLEKEKKEFEQKFSKEQAALREQLQVHIQTIGILVSEKSELQTALGHTQQAARQKSGEAESLAARLHSSRQRVSELERTLSSISMQQKQSEKHNKELVKERDDLKLELYKRSKSSEEIKQQNSELSEKVHSLVSKNSAMKLDMEDLQKKLEMAELMIQQFSNQAGSLDANQQFQMALEEKASLETQVAQLSESLHQLQAERDQYVEKLKEERSIWQQRVEQLSEQVHTMVEEKEKNMAHIRELEADIAELLSKSVKPMDTEPSSPAGPTAAELSLQEEIQRLLQEKEELHGQYQAQVRDNEQLSHLNQEQEERLLELEKAVQRYNEESADRQQILEDMQSDKATISRALSQNRELKEQLAELQNGFVKLTNENMEVTSALQSEQHVKKELAKKLGQLQENLAELKETLELKTQEARGLQEQRDQLYSHLQQYVVAYQQLAAEKEELHKQYLLQTQIMDRLQHEEVQGKVTVEMHLKELQQTKESLEAVAKENKELQAQISQLAADLDGRILHRLEGDGVESEAMTEEIQTSSFMIPEKFDSHEEMVTFLTSAMSQMEKEREDMRQQLAAQKQQCRSLLQQMAALRQEQQHNFTLGGGATTDTVPVEVHEALKTAMEKLQTRFTELMREKADLKERLEELEHRCIQLSGETDTIGEYIALYQSQRAILKQRHQEKEEYISRLAQDKEEMKIKLLELQDLVMRLVRERNEWYNKYIGAAQNPELAASQNESILPMERHIELNATDGEGLREVNLSDEAEQEAAVPHQSRFPPADSKTAQPSQEDPTAKQIMQLLREIQNPQERLSSLLENPCIPFFYRADENDEVKIMVV from the exons ATGGCGGAcggcagcaggcagagcaggctggCGGCGGCCAAGAAGAAG ctgaagGAATACCAGCAGAAGAATAACCCTGGAGCAACTGCAGGAACCAAGAAAAAACGCAAAACTcaagaaggcagcagacctGAGACACCCACAAACGATGACCTGCAGCCTCCAGAGCAC ATTCAGAACATTCTGAAGGTGCTGGTGTCAGACCTTAACCGCTCCAATGGGGTAGCCATACCCTCATTGGACAAGAGGAAG GCATACTTTGACAGTGATGTTGCCACTCGTAATGCTGAACAGCTTGCTACTGATGTCCCTGTGCTATCTAACAGCAACAGCCTCCCTAGTTGTGGTTCTgttctgcctgctcctgggagCATGCAGCTGACACAG ATTCATGAAACTGAGGATCATAAAAATGCTTTGGATGAGAACAG AACTTTCTCATCAACAGAAAGTCTTCGTCAGCTGTCTGAACAACTCAATGGCCTGGTTTCTCAG TCCACATCGTATGTGAATGGGGAAAGTGCTGTTTCTTCCACAAATATTAAGGAAATGGAA AAGCAGCAGAACCAAGAAGCAGTGAATCAGCTGGAGAAG GAAAAGAAGGAGTTTGAACAGAAATTTTCTAAAGAGCAAGCAGCACTGAGGGAACAGCTACAG GTTCATATCCAGACTATTGGAATTCTGGTTTCTGAGAAGTCTGAGTTGCAGACAGCCCTTGGACACACTCAACAAGCTGCACGGCAGAAGTCAG GAGAAGCTGAAAGCCTTGCTGCTCGTTTACATTCATCTCGCCAGAGGGTGTCTGAGCTGGAGCGGACTTTGTCCTCCATCTCCATGCAGCAAAAGCAGTCAGAGAAG catAATAAAGAGTTAGTGAAGGAGCGAGATGACCTGAAACTGGAACTGTACAAACGAAG CAAAAGTAGTgaggaaataaagcagcagaattcGGAGCTGTCAGAGAAAGTCCACTCCTTGGTTTCCAAGAACTCAGCTATGAAGTTGGATATGGAGGATTTGCAGAAGAAACTGGAAATGGCTGAGCTGATGATTCAGCAG TTCTCAAATCAGGCAGGGAGTCTGGATGCAAACCAGCAGTTCCAGATGGCACTGGAGGAGAAGGCCAGCCTGGAAACCCAGGTTGCTCAG CTCTCAGAGTCACTTCaccagctgcaggcagaaagAGATCAGTATGTAGAGAAGCTGAAGGAGGAGCGGAGCATTTGGCAGCAGAGGGTAGAGCAGCTCTCTGAGCAG GTTCACACAATGgtagaggagaaggagaagaacaTGGCCCACATTCGGGAGCTGGAAGCTGAtattgcagagctgctgagcaaaTCAG TTAAGCCGATGGATACTGAGCCTTCCTCACCAGCAGGgcccacagcagcagagctgagtcTGCAGGAAGAGAtccagaggctgctgcaggagaaggaagaactgCATGGGCAGTACCAGGCCCAGGTCCGGGACAACGAGCAGCTGAGCCACCTCaaccaggagcaggaggagcggctgctggagctggagaaggctGTGCAGCGTTACAATGAGGAGTCTGCAGACAGACAGCAGATCCTGGAGGACATGCAGAGTGACAAGGCCACCATCAGTAGGGCACTGAGCCAGAATCGGGAGCTGAAGGAGCAGCTGGCTGAGCTGCAGAATGGGTTTGTCAAGCTG ACAAATGAAAACATGGAGGTTACAAGTGCCCTACAGTCAGAGCAACATGTAAAGAAAGAGCTGGCCAAGAAGCttgggcagctgcaggagaaccTGGCAGAGCTCAAAGAAACG CTGGAACTGAAAACCCAGGAGGCTCGGGgcctgcaggagcagagggaccAACTCTACAGCCACTTGCAGCAGTACGTGGTGGCCTACCAGCAGCTGGCTGCAGAGAAGGAGGAGCTGCACAAGCAGTACCTGCTTCAGACACAGATCATGGATCGGCTACAGCATGAGGAGGTTCAGGGGAAGGTGACAGTGGAAATGCACCtgaaagagctgcagcagaCCAAG GAAAGTCTGGAAGCTGTAgctaaggaaaacaaagaactgCAGGCACAGATCAGTCAGTTGGCAGCAGACCTGGATGGCAGGATTTTGCACCGACTTGAGG GAGATGGAGTTGAAAGTGAAGCAATGACTGAAGAAATCCAAACGTCTTCATTTATGATTCCAGAGAAGTTTGACAGCCATGAAGAAATG GTCACTTTCTTGACATCTGCCATGTCCCAAATGGAGAAGGAACGAGAAGACATGAGGCAGCAACTGGCtgctcagaagcagcagtgcagaAGCCTCCTGCAGCAAATGGCAGCTCttaggcaggagcagcagcacaactTCACACTGGGTGGAG GTGCCACTACAGATACTGTTCCAGTGGAGGTGCATGAGGCTTTGAAAACTGCCATGGAGAAACTACAG ACCCGTTTCACAGAGCTGATGCGGGAGAAAGCGGATCTGAAGGAGcggctggaggagctggagcatcGCTGCATACAGCTGTCTGGGGAGACAGACACCATTG GGGAGTACATTGCATTATACCAGAGTCAAAGGGCTATCCTCAAACAGCGACaccaggagaaggaggaataTATCAGCAGATTGGCTCAGGATAAGGAAGAAATGAAG ATAAAACTACTGGAACTGCAGGATTTAGTGATGCGTCTGGTCAGGGAAAGAAACGAATGGTACAACAAGTATATAGGAGCTGCTCAAAACCCTGAGCTGGCAGCAAGCCAGAATGAAAGTATCCTGCCAATGGAGAGGCACATTGAACTGAATGCTACTGATGGAGAAG GACTACGAGAAGTGAATTTATCAGATGAGGCAGAACAAGAGGCTGCTGTTCCCCATCAGTCCCGTTTCCCTCCTGCTGACAGTAAAACTGCTCAGCCAAGCCAAGAGGACCCCACAGCAAAGCAAATAATGCAGCTTCTCAGAGAAATCCAGAACCCTCAGGAGAGGCTGAGCTCCCTGCTGGAAAACCCCTGCATTCCCTTCTTCTACCGTGCTGATGAGAATGATGAGGTCAAGATCATGGTAGTTTAA